A stretch of the Candidatus Hydrogenedentota bacterium genome encodes the following:
- a CDS encoding radical SAM protein, translating into MNVNTLIRLYRALIRGERPNYVIAFVTGRCNLRCSYCCYAAQNVRPFSKTNELTSEQWASVFKGLDGLVHLTITGGEPFLREDLSDLICAMVHSSKTPRISINTNGLLTDRILSTLEDVLSRTTCLDIALAVSIDGLEAVHDRLRGLPGAYQVAYSTVKGASALAERHNNLTVRVASVLCEDNADDLGSFIEETAAWPIDFHDIGLVRDVSDTVQRKLAKTYALLTERQLKQGSLRYLGGLEWRLQRQLRREVLSRINRPKGHSRCLAGGRLMEVFPDGTIRGCEMGKMWSESVIVNGGATVMPLKDAVELPEAARFRLRAAQCSCSFECAIACSTVFQPQNWWRLLF; encoded by the coding sequence AGGCTTTATCGTGCACTTATACGTGGGGAACGCCCGAATTATGTTATTGCCTTCGTGACGGGTCGATGCAATCTCAGATGTAGTTATTGTTGTTATGCCGCGCAAAATGTCCGTCCATTTTCTAAGACGAATGAATTGACTTCGGAGCAATGGGCGTCCGTTTTCAAGGGGCTTGACGGGCTTGTTCATTTGACAATAACCGGCGGAGAGCCATTTTTACGCGAAGACTTATCTGATCTAATATGTGCAATGGTACACAGCAGTAAGACGCCGAGAATCAGCATCAATACCAACGGTCTTTTGACAGACAGAATTCTCTCCACACTTGAGGATGTTCTATCGCGTACAACTTGTTTAGATATAGCTCTGGCTGTTTCCATCGATGGATTGGAAGCGGTGCATGACAGGCTCCGTGGATTACCCGGTGCTTATCAGGTTGCTTACAGCACGGTGAAAGGGGCATCGGCGCTGGCGGAACGCCATAACAATCTGACTGTACGGGTGGCTTCGGTTCTCTGTGAAGACAATGCCGATGATTTAGGATCTTTCATTGAAGAGACAGCTGCTTGGCCCATAGATTTTCATGATATCGGACTTGTTCGCGATGTTTCGGATACGGTCCAGCGCAAGTTGGCAAAGACTTATGCCCTATTGACCGAAAGACAGCTTAAACAGGGGTCATTACGTTATTTGGGAGGTTTGGAATGGCGTTTACAACGCCAACTACGGCGTGAGGTGCTCTCGCGGATAAACCGCCCCAAGGGTCATTCTCGCTGTCTCGCAGGAGGTCGGTTGATGGAAGTATTTCCTGACGGTACGATAAGAGGCTGTGAAATGGGCAAGATGTGGAGCGAGTCGGTCATCGTGAACGGCGGCGCAACAGTGATGCCTCTCAAGGATGCCGTTGAACTTCCTGAAGCGGCGCGTTTTCGTCTTCGGGCAGCACAATGCAGTTGTAGTTTTGAATGTGCAATTGCCTGTAGTACCGTGTTTCAACCTCAAAATTGGTGGAGGT